The following proteins come from a genomic window of Pseudomonas hygromyciniae:
- the tusB gene encoding sulfurtransferase complex subunit TusB encodes MSTLHVLSHSPFSDSRLDSCLRLCGAQDAILLCGDATYALQAGSAPFKALEGKALSIFVLVEDAQARGLSLPDWAKSVDYPGFVQLSIDHDKVNSWL; translated from the coding sequence ATGTCGACCTTGCATGTATTGTCCCACTCCCCTTTTTCCGACAGCAGACTAGACAGTTGCCTACGCCTGTGTGGCGCACAAGACGCGATCCTGCTGTGCGGCGATGCAACCTATGCCCTGCAAGCCGGTAGCGCGCCCTTCAAGGCCCTGGAAGGCAAGGCCTTATCCATCTTCGTGCTTGTCGAAGACGCCCAGGCCCGCGGCCTGTCGTTGCCGGACTGGGCCAAGAGTGTCGACTACCCGGGTTTTGTGCAGTTGTCGATCGACCATGACAAGGTCAACAGCTGGCTATGA
- the serS gene encoding serine--tRNA ligase — translation MLDSKLLRSNLQDVADRLASRGFALDVARIEALEEQRKTVQTRTEALQAERNARSKSIGQAKQRGEDIAPLMADVERMGSELSDGKVELDKIQSELDSILLGIPNLPHESVPVGEDEDGNVEVRRWGTPKTFDFEIKDHVALGELTGGLDFETAAKMSGARFALLRGPIARMHRALAQFMINLHTGEHGYEEAYTPYLVQAPALMGTSQLPKFEEDLFKISRDGEADLYLIPTAEVSLTNIVAGEILDAKQLPIKFVAHSPCFRSEAGASGRDTRGMIRQHQFDKVEMVQVVEPSTSMEALEGLTANAERVLQLLELPYRVLALCTGDMGFSAVKTYDLEVWVPSQDKYREISSCSNCGDFQARRMQARFRNPETGKPELVHTLNGSGLAVGRTLVAVLENYQQADGSIRVPEVLKPYMAGVEVIG, via the coding sequence ATGCTCGATTCCAAACTGTTACGTAGCAACCTTCAGGACGTAGCGGACCGCCTGGCATCCCGTGGCTTTGCCCTGGATGTTGCGCGCATCGAAGCGCTGGAAGAACAGCGCAAGACCGTCCAGACCCGCACCGAAGCACTGCAGGCTGAGCGTAATGCACGTTCCAAATCCATCGGTCAGGCCAAGCAGCGTGGTGAAGACATCGCGCCGTTGATGGCGGACGTCGAGCGCATGGGCAGCGAGCTGTCCGACGGCAAAGTCGAGCTGGACAAGATTCAGTCCGAGCTGGATTCGATCCTGCTGGGCATTCCCAACCTGCCGCACGAGTCGGTGCCGGTTGGCGAAGATGAAGACGGCAACGTCGAAGTGCGCCGCTGGGGCACGCCAAAAACCTTTGATTTCGAGATCAAGGACCACGTCGCCCTGGGCGAGCTGACCGGTGGCCTGGATTTTGAAACCGCCGCCAAAATGTCCGGTGCGCGCTTTGCCTTGCTGCGCGGCCCGATCGCGCGCATGCACCGTGCCCTGGCGCAGTTCATGATCAACCTGCACACGGGCGAACACGGTTACGAAGAGGCTTACACCCCGTACCTGGTGCAGGCGCCGGCACTGATGGGCACCAGCCAGTTGCCGAAGTTCGAGGAAGACCTGTTCAAGATCAGCCGCGATGGTGAAGCCGATCTGTACCTGATCCCGACCGCCGAAGTGTCGCTGACCAACATCGTGGCCGGCGAGATCCTCGACGCCAAGCAACTGCCGATCAAGTTCGTTGCCCACAGCCCGTGCTTTCGCAGTGAAGCCGGCGCATCGGGCCGAGACACCCGCGGCATGATCCGCCAGCACCAGTTCGACAAGGTCGAGATGGTGCAAGTCGTCGAACCGTCGACCTCCATGGAAGCCCTGGAAGGCCTGACTGCCAACGCCGAGCGCGTCCTGCAACTGCTGGAGTTGCCGTACCGCGTATTGGCGCTGTGTACTGGCGATATGGGGTTCAGCGCGGTGAAGACCTACGACCTGGAAGTATGGGTGCCGAGCCAGGACAAATACCGTGAGATTTCCTCGTGCTCCAACTGCGGTGATTTCCAGGCCCGGCGCATGCAGGCGCGTTTCCGTAACCCGGAAACCGGCAAGCCGGAATTGGTCCATACCCTCAACGGTTCGGGCCTGGCCGTAGGCCGTACCCTGGTCGCGGTGTTGGAAAACTACCAGCAAGCTGACGGTTCGATCCGCGTGCCTGAAGTGCTCAAGCCGTACATGGCGGGCGTTGAGGTCATCGGCTAA
- a CDS encoding glycosyl transferase family protein, whose amino-acid sequence MTDFAPLITETPAEHPFAPFVRILGKGKRGARSLTREEAREAMGMLLDEKVEESQLGAFLMLLRHKEESPEELAGFTEALRERLNPPALQVDVDWPTYAGKKRHLPWYLLAAKCLAQNGVRIFMHGGGAHTAGRLYTEQLLGELQIPLCRNWQQVETALAQGNLAFMPLGDWAPQLQRMIDLRNILGLRSPIHSLARILNPLGARCGLQSIFHPGYQGVHRDASGLLGDNTIVIKGDGGEIEINPDSASHLYGTTGGASWDEEWPALSAQRHVKPASLDPGHLKALWRGEVQDSYPQLALIATMALALRGLGHPREQAFELAQQYWDARDKSI is encoded by the coding sequence ATGACCGACTTTGCCCCGCTGATCACCGAAACTCCCGCCGAACATCCCTTTGCGCCGTTTGTGCGCATCCTCGGCAAAGGCAAGCGCGGTGCCCGCAGCCTGACGCGCGAAGAAGCGCGGGAAGCCATGGGCATGCTGCTCGACGAAAAGGTTGAGGAGTCCCAGCTCGGCGCGTTCCTGATGCTGCTGCGCCACAAGGAAGAAAGCCCCGAGGAACTCGCCGGTTTCACCGAGGCCCTGCGCGAACGCCTGAACCCGCCGGCGCTGCAGGTGGATGTCGATTGGCCTACCTACGCCGGAAAAAAACGCCACCTGCCGTGGTACCTGCTGGCCGCCAAGTGCCTGGCGCAGAACGGCGTGCGAATTTTCATGCATGGCGGCGGCGCCCACACGGCGGGCCGGCTGTACACCGAACAGTTGCTGGGTGAATTGCAGATTCCACTGTGCCGCAACTGGCAACAGGTCGAGACCGCCCTTGCGCAAGGCAACCTGGCGTTTATGCCCCTGGGTGACTGGGCCCCGCAACTGCAACGCATGATTGACCTGCGCAACATCCTTGGCCTGCGCTCACCTATCCATTCCCTGGCGCGCATCCTCAACCCGCTGGGCGCACGCTGCGGCCTGCAAAGCATCTTCCATCCCGGTTACCAGGGCGTACATCGCGATGCCAGTGGCCTGCTGGGTGACAACACCATTGTGATCAAGGGCGATGGCGGCGAGATCGAGATCAATCCCGACTCCGCCAGCCACTTATATGGCACCACCGGTGGCGCAAGCTGGGATGAGGAGTGGCCTGCCCTCTCTGCCCAGCGCCACGTCAAGCCGGCCAGCCTCGACCCCGGGCATTTGAAGGCCCTGTGGCGCGGTGAAGTGCAGGACAGCTACCCGCAGTTGGCGCTGATCGCAACCATGGCCCTGGCCCTGCGCGGCCTTGGACACCCACGGGAACAGGCGTTCGAACTGGCCCAGCAGTATTGGGATGCGCGGGACAAATCGATTTAA
- the tusC gene encoding sulfurtransferase complex subunit TusC, with translation MSRSLLVISRQAPWSGPSAREALDVVLAGGAFDLPIGLLFLDDGVFQLAPAQNAKAVQQKDVTANLQALSLFGIDEVFACSHSLAERGLAVPDNAQPLSSEQISQMIDRYDQVMTL, from the coding sequence ATGTCCAGATCCTTGCTGGTAATCAGTCGCCAGGCGCCGTGGTCCGGGCCCAGTGCGCGGGAAGCGCTGGATGTGGTACTGGCCGGTGGCGCATTCGACTTGCCGATTGGGCTGCTGTTTCTGGATGACGGGGTATTTCAACTGGCCCCCGCACAGAATGCCAAAGCGGTGCAGCAGAAGGATGTGACTGCCAACCTGCAGGCACTCTCGCTGTTCGGCATCGATGAGGTATTCGCATGCAGCCACAGCCTGGCCGAGCGTGGATTGGCCGTCCCTGACAACGCGCAGCCACTGAGCAGCGAGCAGATTTCCCAGATGATTGACCGTTACGATCAGGTGATGACCCTCTGA
- the cysG gene encoding siroheme synthase CysG: protein MEFLPLFHNLRGSRVLVVGGGEIALRKSRLLADAGALLRVVAPLIEDQLRELVQGSGGELIVRGYQEADLDGCTLIIAATDDEPLNAQVSSDARRRCVPVNVVDAPALCSVIFPAIVDRSPLVIAVSSGGDAPVLARLIRAKLETWIPSTYGQLAGLAARFRAQVKGLYPDVQQRRAFWEEVFQGPIADRQLAGQGDEAERLLVEKVNGKPPHAPGEVYLVGAGPGDPDLLTFRALRLMQQADVVLYDRLVAPAILELCRRDAERVYVGKRRADHAVPQEQINQQLVKLAKQGKRVLRLKGGDPFIFGRGGEEIEELAANGIPFQVVPGITAASGCAAYAGIPLTHRDYAQSVRFITGHLKNGTSDLPWNDLVGPSQTLVFYMGLIGLPIICEQLIRHGRSADTPAALIQQGTTSNQRVFTGTLADLPRLVAEHEVHAPTLVIVGEVVVLREKLKWFEGAQSQV from the coding sequence ATGGAATTTCTGCCGCTGTTTCATAACCTGCGCGGCAGCCGTGTGTTGGTCGTCGGTGGCGGGGAGATTGCCTTGCGCAAGTCCCGGCTACTGGCCGACGCCGGCGCGTTACTGCGGGTGGTTGCTCCCTTGATCGAAGACCAGTTGCGTGAACTGGTGCAGGGCAGTGGCGGTGAACTGATTGTGCGTGGTTACCAGGAGGCAGACCTTGATGGCTGCACCCTGATCATCGCGGCAACCGACGACGAGCCGCTGAATGCGCAAGTGTCCAGCGATGCCCGGCGCCGGTGCGTGCCGGTCAATGTGGTGGACGCTCCGGCCTTGTGCAGTGTGATCTTCCCGGCGATTGTCGACCGCTCGCCCTTGGTGATTGCGGTGTCCAGTGGCGGTGACGCACCGGTCTTGGCGCGCTTGATCCGGGCCAAGCTGGAAACCTGGATTCCGTCCACCTACGGCCAATTGGCCGGGCTGGCCGCGCGCTTTCGGGCGCAGGTCAAAGGTTTGTATCCGGATGTACAACAACGCCGGGCTTTCTGGGAAGAGGTTTTCCAAGGGCCGATTGCCGATCGGCAACTGGCTGGGCAAGGCGATGAGGCCGAGCGTTTGCTGGTGGAGAAGGTCAATGGCAAGCCGCCCCATGCGCCTGGTGAAGTGTATTTGGTCGGTGCGGGCCCCGGTGATCCGGACCTCCTGACCTTTCGCGCCCTGCGCTTGATGCAGCAGGCCGATGTGGTGCTATATGACCGCCTGGTGGCACCAGCGATTCTTGAGTTGTGCCGGCGCGATGCCGAGCGCGTGTACGTCGGTAAGCGCCGCGCCGATCACGCGGTGCCGCAAGAGCAGATCAACCAGCAATTGGTGAAACTGGCCAAGCAGGGCAAGCGCGTGCTGCGCCTCAAGGGCGGCGATCCGTTTATTTTCGGGCGTGGCGGTGAAGAGATCGAGGAGCTGGCGGCTAATGGCATCCCGTTCCAGGTGGTGCCGGGGATTACCGCTGCCAGCGGTTGTGCAGCTTACGCCGGCATTCCCTTGACCCACCGTGATTATGCGCAATCGGTGCGTTTCATCACGGGGCACCTGAAAAATGGGACCTCGGATTTGCCCTGGAATGACCTGGTGGGGCCGTCGCAGACGTTGGTGTTCTATATGGGCTTGATTGGCTTGCCGATCATCTGCGAGCAACTGATCCGCCACGGCCGCTCGGCGGATACCCCGGCTGCGCTGATCCAGCAAGGCACCACGTCGAACCAGCGCGTGTTTACGGGCACCCTGGCCGACCTGCCGCGCTTGGTGGCGGAGCATGAAGTGCATGCGCCGACGCTGGTGATCGTAGGAGAAGTAGTGGTGTTGCGTGAGAAGTTGAAGTGGTTTGAAGGCGCTCAGTCCCAGGTGTGA
- the crcB gene encoding fluoride efflux transporter CrcB — protein MIPLVVAVSVGGVAGTLLRFATGNWINANWPKHFYSATLAVNIVGCLLIGVLYGLFLLRPEVPVEVRAGLMVGFLGGLTTFSSFSLDTVRLLESGQVPLALSYVAISVFGGLLATWAGLSLTKL, from the coding sequence ATGATTCCCTTGGTCGTTGCAGTCTCCGTTGGCGGTGTGGCCGGTACTTTGTTGCGCTTTGCCACCGGCAATTGGATCAACGCCAATTGGCCGAAACACTTCTATAGCGCGACGCTGGCCGTTAATATCGTGGGCTGCCTGCTGATCGGCGTGTTGTACGGCCTGTTTCTGTTACGCCCGGAGGTGCCTGTTGAGGTGCGCGCCGGGTTGATGGTGGGCTTCCTTGGCGGCCTGACTACCTTTTCATCCTTTTCACTGGATACCGTGCGCCTGCTGGAAAGCGGGCAAGTGCCGCTGGCATTAAGCTATGTGGCCATCAGTGTATTCGGCGGGCTGCTTGCCACCTGGGCTGGCCTGTCCTTGACCAAACTTTGA
- the tusD gene encoding sulfurtransferase complex subunit TusD, with translation MKFAIALFSAAHAPSSRRALLFAQAALAGGHEIVRLFFYQDGVYSAANSVVTPQDEQDIAQQWRALVSEHQLDGVVCIAAALRRGVLNGEEAARYQRSAVNLDAPWALSGLGQLHDAIQDADRLICFGGP, from the coding sequence ATGAAGTTCGCAATTGCGCTGTTTTCCGCCGCCCATGCGCCCTCCTCGCGCCGTGCCCTGCTGTTTGCGCAGGCTGCACTGGCCGGCGGGCATGAGATTGTGCGGCTGTTTTTCTATCAGGATGGCGTCTACAGCGCCGCCAATTCGGTGGTCACGCCGCAGGACGAGCAGGATATCGCCCAACAATGGCGCGCCCTGGTCAGCGAGCATCAACTCGATGGCGTGGTATGCATCGCTGCCGCGTTACGGCGCGGTGTGCTCAACGGCGAGGAGGCCGCGCGCTACCAGCGCAGTGCGGTGAACCTCGATGCGCCCTGGGCGTTGTCAGGCCTTGGGCAATTGCACGATGCAATCCAGGACGCCGACCGTCTGATCTGCTTTGGAGGGCCATGA
- a CDS encoding TusE/DsrC/DsvC family sulfur relay protein — protein MNTLTVGARTLELDKDGYLVDLNAWSTEVANALASAEDLELTDEHWEILELLRVFYQEFQLSPATRPLIKYTALKLGPEKGNSLHLNRLFKGTPAKLAAKLAGLPRPTNCL, from the coding sequence ATGAACACTCTGACCGTAGGCGCGCGCACCCTGGAGCTGGACAAGGACGGTTACCTGGTTGACCTCAATGCCTGGTCCACCGAGGTGGCCAACGCCCTGGCAAGCGCCGAAGATCTGGAATTGACCGACGAACACTGGGAAATCCTCGAACTGCTCAGGGTTTTTTACCAGGAGTTCCAGTTATCACCGGCCACCCGCCCGCTGATCAAGTACACCGCCTTGAAGCTGGGCCCGGAAAAGGGCAACAGCCTGCACCTCAACCGACTGTTCAAAGGCACTCCCGCCAAACTTGCCGCCAAGCTGGCGGGCCTGCCCAGACCGACGAATTGCTTATGA
- a CDS encoding Bax inhibitor-1/YccA family protein, translated as MREQDYAVNSNVQAEQLEVSRVLRNTYGLLALTLSFSGVMAYVAQQMRVGYPNIFVVLIGFYGLFFLTNKLRDSAWGLVSAFALTGFMGFLLGPILNRYLGMQGGAEVVSSAFAMTALVFGGLSAYVLISRKDMSFLGGFITAGFFVLLAAVLASMFFQISGLQLAISAGFVLFSSVCILFQTSAIIHGGERNYIMATISLYVSIYNLFVSLLQIFGIMSRDD; from the coding sequence ATGCGCGAACAGGATTACGCAGTTAATAGCAACGTGCAGGCTGAGCAGCTAGAGGTTAGCCGCGTCCTGCGCAATACATACGGCCTGCTCGCCCTCACCCTCTCATTTAGCGGCGTGATGGCGTATGTGGCGCAGCAGATGCGTGTCGGTTACCCGAATATCTTCGTGGTGTTGATCGGCTTCTACGGCCTGTTTTTCCTCACCAACAAGCTGCGCGACTCGGCCTGGGGCCTGGTGTCGGCGTTTGCCCTGACCGGTTTCATGGGGTTCCTGCTGGGCCCGATCCTTAACCGTTACCTGGGCATGCAGGGCGGCGCGGAAGTGGTCAGCTCGGCGTTTGCCATGACGGCATTGGTGTTTGGTGGCCTGTCGGCTTATGTACTGATCTCCCGTAAGGACATGAGCTTCCTCGGCGGCTTCATCACGGCTGGCTTCTTCGTGTTGCTGGCAGCCGTGTTGGCGAGCATGTTCTTCCAGATCAGCGGCCTGCAGTTGGCGATCAGCGCCGGTTTCGTGCTGTTTTCCTCGGTCTGCATTCTGTTCCAGACCAGTGCCATCATTCATGGCGGCGAGCGCAACTACATCATGGCGACCATCAGCCTGTATGTATCGATCTACAACCTGTTTGTCAGCCTGTTGCAAATCTTCGGCATCATGAGCCGCGACGACTGA
- a CDS encoding glutathione S-transferase family protein, whose amino-acid sequence MGLLIEGHWHDQWYESSADGAFQREQAQRRHWVTADGQAGPSGDSGFKAEAGRYHLYVSLACPWAHRTLILRKLKGLESLIDVSVVSWLMLENGWTFDKAHGSTGDRLDDFAFMHQRYTADTADYTGRVTVPVLWDKQLNRIVSNESAEIIRMFNSAFDGLTGNTLDFYPEPLRPTIDALNERIYPAVNNGVYRAGFATSQQAYENAFDDVFAELDHLEQHLAKHRYLAGEYLTEADVRLFTTLIRFDAVYYSHFKCNLRRIADYPNLSNWLRELYQWPGVAETVDFAHIKGHYYASHRTINPTGIVPKGPLQAFDSKHDRQNMSSKGVWS is encoded by the coding sequence ATGGGTTTGCTGATTGAAGGACACTGGCATGACCAGTGGTACGAAAGTAGCGCAGATGGCGCCTTCCAACGGGAACAGGCGCAACGCCGGCACTGGGTCACCGCAGATGGCCAAGCTGGCCCAAGCGGCGACAGCGGCTTCAAAGCCGAAGCCGGCCGCTACCACCTCTATGTCTCCCTCGCCTGCCCCTGGGCGCACCGCACCCTGATCCTGCGCAAGCTCAAGGGTTTGGAAAGCCTGATCGACGTGTCGGTGGTCAGTTGGCTGATGCTGGAAAACGGCTGGACCTTCGATAAGGCCCATGGCTCTACCGGCGACAGGCTCGACGACTTTGCTTTCATGCACCAGCGCTATACCGCCGATACCGCCGACTACACCGGGCGCGTCACGGTGCCGGTGCTGTGGGACAAGCAGCTCAATCGCATCGTCAGCAATGAGTCGGCGGAGATCATCCGCATGTTCAACAGCGCGTTCGACGGGCTGACCGGCAACACCCTGGACTTCTACCCTGAGCCGCTACGCCCGACCATCGATGCGTTGAACGAGCGGATCTATCCTGCGGTAAACAACGGCGTGTACCGCGCAGGCTTTGCCACTTCGCAGCAGGCGTACGAAAACGCGTTTGATGATGTGTTTGCCGAACTGGATCACCTGGAACAGCACCTGGCCAAGCATCGCTACCTGGCGGGTGAATACCTGACCGAGGCCGATGTGCGGCTGTTTACCACGCTGATTCGTTTTGACGCGGTGTATTACAGCCACTTCAAATGCAACCTACGGCGGATTGCGGATTATCCGAATCTGTCGAATTGGCTACGGGAACTGTATCAATGGCCGGGCGTGGCCGAGACGGTGGATTTTGCCCACATCAAGGGGCATTACTATGCCAGCCACCGGACGATCAACCCCACAGGGATTGTGCCGAAGGGGCCATTGCAGGCGTTTGATAGCAAACATGACCGACAGAACATGAGCAGCAAGGGCGTCTGGAGCTAA
- the aat gene encoding leucyl/phenylalanyl-tRNA--protein transferase, producing MLTWLQRNTLTFPPLAKAMREPNGLLAAGGDLSADRLVQAYRHGCFPWFSEGQPILWWSPDPRTVLFPAELHVSRSLAKMLRQQRYEVTFDQDFAAVIQACAAPRSYADGTWITDAMQNAYLQLHQRGYAHSVEVWDQGKLVGGLYGLAMGQLFFGESMFSRADNASKFGFVTLVRQLQAWGFVLIDCQMPTDHLHSLGARAIPRSDFAGYLRDHLDQASSGPWVS from the coding sequence ATGCTCACCTGGTTGCAACGCAACACCCTGACTTTTCCACCGCTGGCCAAAGCCATGCGTGAACCCAACGGCCTGCTGGCTGCCGGTGGCGACCTGTCTGCTGACCGCCTGGTCCAGGCCTATCGTCATGGCTGCTTCCCCTGGTTCTCGGAAGGCCAGCCCATCCTGTGGTGGTCGCCAGACCCGCGCACCGTGTTGTTCCCCGCTGAGCTGCACGTATCACGCAGCCTCGCCAAGATGCTGCGTCAGCAACGCTACGAGGTGACCTTCGACCAGGACTTCGCCGCCGTCATCCAGGCCTGTGCTGCACCTCGCAGCTATGCAGACGGCACCTGGATCACCGACGCCATGCAGAACGCCTACCTGCAACTGCACCAACGGGGCTATGCCCATTCTGTCGAGGTGTGGGACCAGGGCAAGCTGGTTGGCGGTCTGTACGGCCTGGCCATGGGCCAGTTGTTCTTTGGCGAATCGATGTTCAGCCGCGCAGACAACGCCTCGAAATTCGGCTTTGTCACGCTCGTCAGGCAATTGCAGGCCTGGGGCTTTGTACTGATCGATTGCCAGATGCCCACCGATCACCTGCACAGCCTCGGCGCCCGCGCCATCCCCCGCAGCGACTTTGCCGGTTACCTGCGCGACCATCTTGATCAAGCCAGCAGTGGGCCGTGGGTTTCTTAG
- a CDS encoding DNA translocase FtsK: MKKSAAAPKTAVVPAWRQHLHYRLKEGALIAIGALCLFLMMALLTYGKDDPGWSHNSKIDDVQNFGGPVGSYSADILFMILGYFAYIFPLLLAIKTWQIFRQRHEPWQWSGWLFSWRLIGLVFLVLSGAALAHIHFHAPTGLPAGAGGALGESLGDLARKTLNIQGSTLMFIALFLFGLTVFTDLSWFKVMDVTGKITLDLFELFQGAANRWWAARVDRKRMVAQLREVDTRVNEVVAPSTPDRREQAKVKERLIEREQALTKHMSDREKQVPPVIAPAPVKAPEPSHRVQKEKQAPLFIDSAVEGTLPPISILDPAEKKQLNYSPESLAAVGHLLEIKLKEFGVEVSVDSIHPGPVITRYEIQPAAGVKVSRISNLAKDLARSLAVTSVRVVEVIPGKTTVGIEIPNEDRQIVRFSEVLSTPEYDNFKSPVTLALGHDIGGKPVITDLAKMPHLLVAGTTGSGKSVGVNAMILSILFKSGPEDAKLIMIDPKMLELSIYEGIPHLLCPVVTDMKDAANALRWSVAEMERRYKLMAKMGVRNLSGFNAKVKEAQDAGTPLTDPLYKRESIHDEAPLLTKLPTIVVVVDEFADMMMIVGKKVEELIARIAQKARAAGIHLILATQRPSVDVITGLIKANIPTRMAFQVSSKIDSRTIIDQGGAEQLLGHGDMLYMPPGTSLPIRVHGAFVSDDEVHRVVEAWKLRGAPEYNDDILAGVEEAGSGFDGGSGGGDDDAETDALYDEAVAFVLESRRASISAVQRKLKIGYNRAARMIESMEMAGVVTAMNTNGSREVIAPGPMRD, translated from the coding sequence TTGAAGAAATCCGCCGCAGCACCCAAAACAGCAGTAGTACCGGCTTGGCGCCAGCACCTGCACTATCGGCTCAAGGAAGGCGCGCTGATTGCCATCGGTGCTCTATGCCTGTTCCTGATGATGGCCTTGCTGACCTACGGCAAGGACGACCCGGGCTGGAGTCACAACAGCAAGATCGACGATGTACAGAACTTCGGCGGGCCTGTGGGCTCCTACAGCGCCGATATCCTGTTCATGATCCTCGGTTATTTCGCCTATATCTTCCCGTTGCTGCTGGCGATCAAGACCTGGCAGATCTTCCGTCAGCGTCATGAGCCGTGGCAGTGGAGCGGCTGGCTGTTCTCCTGGCGCCTGATCGGCCTGGTGTTTTTGGTGTTGTCGGGCGCGGCGCTGGCCCATATCCATTTCCATGCACCGACCGGCCTGCCGGCGGGTGCGGGCGGCGCCCTGGGCGAAAGCCTGGGTGACCTGGCCCGCAAGACCCTGAATATCCAGGGCAGCACGCTGATGTTCATCGCCCTGTTCCTGTTTGGCCTGACGGTATTTACCGATTTGTCGTGGTTCAAGGTCATGGATGTGACCGGCAAGATCACCCTCGACCTGTTCGAGCTGTTCCAGGGCGCCGCGAACCGCTGGTGGGCGGCCCGCGTTGACCGCAAGCGCATGGTTGCGCAATTGCGTGAAGTCGATACCCGGGTCAACGAAGTGGTGGCTCCGAGTACGCCGGATCGCCGTGAGCAGGCCAAGGTCAAGGAACGCCTGATCGAACGCGAGCAGGCCCTGACCAAGCACATGTCTGATCGCGAGAAACAAGTGCCGCCGGTCATCGCTCCCGCACCGGTCAAGGCGCCCGAGCCAAGTCATCGTGTGCAGAAGGAAAAACAGGCGCCGCTGTTTATCGACAGCGCCGTCGAAGGCACCTTGCCGCCGATCTCGATCCTTGACCCGGCGGAAAAGAAACAACTCAACTATTCCCCGGAATCCCTGGCGGCCGTCGGCCATCTGCTGGAAATCAAGCTCAAGGAGTTTGGCGTCGAAGTGTCGGTGGACTCGATCCACCCAGGCCCGGTGATTACCCGTTACGAAATCCAGCCGGCCGCGGGGGTCAAGGTCAGCCGTATCTCCAACCTGGCCAAAGACCTTGCGCGCTCCCTGGCCGTGACCAGCGTGCGCGTGGTGGAAGTGATCCCCGGCAAGACCACCGTGGGCATCGAGATTCCCAACGAAGACCGCCAGATCGTGCGCTTCTCCGAAGTGTTGTCGACCCCGGAATACGACAACTTCAAGTCGCCGGTCACCCTGGCCCTGGGTCACGACATTGGCGGCAAGCCGGTGATCACCGACCTTGCGAAAATGCCTCACCTGCTGGTGGCCGGTACTACCGGTTCCGGTAAGTCGGTAGGTGTGAACGCGATGATCCTGTCGATCCTGTTCAAGTCCGGCCCGGAAGACGCCAAGCTGATCATGATCGACCCCAAGATGCTGGAGCTGTCGATCTACGAAGGCATTCCGCACCTGCTGTGCCCAGTGGTAACCGACATGAAGGACGCCGCCAATGCCCTGCGCTGGAGCGTTGCCGAGATGGAGCGGCGCTACAAGCTGATGGCGAAGATGGGCGTGCGTAACCTGTCCGGCTTCAACGCCAAGGTCAAGGAAGCCCAGGACGCCGGTACGCCGCTGACCGACCCGCTGTACAAGCGTGAAAGCATTCACGATGAAGCGCCGCTGCTGACCAAGCTGCCGACCATCGTCGTGGTGGTCGATGAATTTGCCGACATGATGATGATCGTCGGCAAGAAGGTCGAAGAGCTGATCGCCCGTATCGCGCAGAAGGCCCGTGCGGCGGGGATCCACCTGATCCTCGCGACCCAGCGGCCGTCGGTGGATGTGATCACCGGCCTGATCAAGGCCAACATTCCGACCCGGATGGCGTTCCAGGTGTCGAGCAAGATCGACTCGCGGACCATCATCGACCAGGGCGGCGCCGAGCAACTGCTGGGCCATGGTGACATGCTCTACATGCCACCCGGCACCAGCCTGCCGATCCGCGTTCACGGCGCCTTCGTTTCCGATGACGAGGTGCACCGCGTGGTCGAGGCGTGGAAACTGCGTGGCGCGCCGGAATACAACGACGATATCCTGGCGGGTGTCGAGGAGGCCGGCAGCGGCTTCGATGGCGGCAGCGGTGGCGGCGACGATGATGCCGAGACCGATGCGCTGTACGACGAAGCGGTGGCGTTCGTGCTGGAAAGCCGTCGCGCCTCGATCTCTGCGGTGCAACGTAAACTGAAGATCGGCTACAACCGCGCCGCGCGTATGATCGAATCCATGGAAATGGCCGGCGTCGTCACGGCCATGAACACCAACGGCTCGCGCGAAGTGATCGCGCCAGGGCCGATGCGCGACTGA